The region CCCACCCCGAGCACCCGGAACGCGGGTGCGGCTTTTTTGTGCTCGCCATGGGCAAGCTGGGGGGACGGGAGCTTAACTATTCGTCCGACATCGACCTGATCGTTCTTTACGAAGCCGACAAGATCACCTATCGCGGCCGGCGCTCGCTCTCCGAGTGCATGGTCGCCCTCACCCGCGATCTGGTGCGGGTGATGGAGGAACGCACGGGCGACGGCTATGTGTTTCGTACCGACTTGCGCCTACGCCCCGACCCTGGTTCGACAGCGGTAGCCCTCTCGACCGAGGCCGCCGAAAGCTATTACGAAACCTTGGGCCAGAACTGGGAACGCGCCGCCATGATCAAGGCGCGGCCCGTGGCCGGCGACCAGGAGGCTGGACTGGCCTTCTTACGCCACCTGCGGCCGTTTGTCTGGCGCAAGTTCCTGGATTTCAACGCCATCCAGGACATCCACTCGATGAAGCGCCAGATCCACGCCGCCAAGGGCGGCGCGGTGATCGGGGTGGCCGGCCACAACATCAAACTGGGCCGGGGCGGCATTCGCGAGATCGAGTTTTTTGCCCAGACGCAACAACTCATCTGGGGCGGGCGCAACCCCGACCTACGCACCCCCGCCACCTGTCAGGCATTGCGCGATCTGTGCCAAGCCCGCCTGATCGAGCCCTCGGTAGTTGAAGAACTGACCCGGGCCTATCGCGCCTTGCGCACCTTAGAACACCGCTTGCAGATGATCGACGACGAGCAGACCCAAACCCTGCCGCACGATCCAGAAAAACTGCGTCGTCTGGCGGTGTTCTTGGGGTTGGCCGATGTCGAGGCTCTGAGCGCCCATGTCCTGGCCCAGTTGACCTTGGTGGAAAGCCACTACGCCGCCTTGTTCGAGCACGCCCCGACCCTGTCGGGCGACGAGGGCAATCTGGTCTTCACCGGCGGCGAGGATGACCCCAACACCCTGACCACCTTGCGCGCCCTGGGATTTGCCAATCCCGAGGCCGTCTCGACCACCGTGCGAGGCTGGCATCATGGGCGGGTGCGGGCCACCCGCTCGGTGCGGGCGCGCGAGTTGCTGACCGAACTGATCCCCGACTTGCTGCGCGCCCTGGCCGAGACCGCCCAGCCCGACACGGCGGTGATGCGCTTCGACGAGTTTTTGCGCAAGCTCCCCTCGGGCATGCAGATTTTTGCCCTGTTTGAGCACAACCGAAACTTGCTTGATCTGGTGGCCGAGGTCCTGGGCGACGCGCCCCGCCTGTCCGAGCAACTGGCGCGCAATCCCTCCTTGCTCGATACCGTGCTGGCGCCGCACGACGGCGTTCCGGGGCCGGCTTTGCTGGGCGAGCGCCTCGACCGGACCCTGGCCGACGCCTTGATCTTTGAGGACACCCTCAACATCGTGCGGCGCTGGGCCAACGATACCCGCTTCCTCATCGGCCTTAAAACCCTGCAAGGCGAGTTGGACGCCGAACAGGCCGGGTATGCCCTGGCCGACGTGGCCGACACGGCCCTGTCGCGGCTGCTGCCCCGGGTGGAGGCCGAGTTCGCCCAGACCCACGGCACCCTCCCAGGCGGCGCCCTTGCCGTCCTGGCCCTGGGCAAGCTGGGCAGCCGGGAGATGACGGCGACCAGCGACCTTGACCTCATCTTGATCTACGACACCCCGCCAGAGGTCGAAGCCTCGACGGGCGAGCGCTCCTTGGCCGTCTCGGCCTACTACACCCGCCTGACCCAGCGTTTCGTCAACGCCCTGACCGCGCTCACCGGCGAGGGCGCCCTCTATGAGGTGGACATGCGCCTGCGGCCCTCGGGCAACAAGGGACCGCTGGCCACCAGCTTGGAAGCGTTTCGCCGCTATCAGGCCGAGGCCGCCTGGACCTGGGAGCATCAGGCCCTGACCCGGGCCCGGGTGGTTGCCGGCAGTCCCGCCTTGCGCCGGGCTATCGAAGGGGTGATCACCGAGACCCTGACCCGGACACGCGATCCCCAAACCCTGGCCCGCGACGTGGCCGACATGCGCGCACGCATGGACCGCGACAAGCCCCCGGCCAGCGTCTGGGATGTCAAGCTGGCCCCGGGCGGCCTGATCGACGTGGATTTCATCGCCCAAT is a window of Pararhodospirillum photometricum DSM 122 DNA encoding:
- a CDS encoding bifunctional [glutamine synthetase] adenylyltransferase/[glutamine synthetase]-adenylyl-L-tyrosine phosphorylase → MCVKMGGVKMQDFLFPGPRDTFPKGAEPDRVRVGLERWAALATEAPDTDRAAFVEAFARAPQGRALLEAVFGGSPYLSASVLKEPDFLARLAARGPDDVFEHLLAEARDCGETRDGAVLMRCLRRLKRQAALTIALADLAGRWEVDQVTTALSRLAEDCLHHAIAHLLRARHERGEIVLPHPEHPERGCGFFVLAMGKLGGRELNYSSDIDLIVLYEADKITYRGRRSLSECMVALTRDLVRVMEERTGDGYVFRTDLRLRPDPGSTAVALSTEAAESYYETLGQNWERAAMIKARPVAGDQEAGLAFLRHLRPFVWRKFLDFNAIQDIHSMKRQIHAAKGGAVIGVAGHNIKLGRGGIREIEFFAQTQQLIWGGRNPDLRTPATCQALRDLCQARLIEPSVVEELTRAYRALRTLEHRLQMIDDEQTQTLPHDPEKLRRLAVFLGLADVEALSAHVLAQLTLVESHYAALFEHAPTLSGDEGNLVFTGGEDDPNTLTTLRALGFANPEAVSTTVRGWHHGRVRATRSVRARELLTELIPDLLRALAETAQPDTAVMRFDEFLRKLPSGMQIFALFEHNRNLLDLVAEVLGDAPRLSEQLARNPSLLDTVLAPHDGVPGPALLGERLDRTLADALIFEDTLNIVRRWANDTRFLIGLKTLQGELDAEQAGYALADVADTALSRLLPRVEAEFAQTHGTLPGGALAVLALGKLGSREMTATSDLDLILIYDTPPEVEASTGERSLAVSAYYTRLTQRFVNALTALTGEGALYEVDMRLRPSGNKGPLATSLEAFRRYQAEAAWTWEHQALTRARVVAGSPALRRAIEGVITETLTRTRDPQTLARDVADMRARMDRDKPPASVWDVKLAPGGLIDVDFIAQYLQLRHAPDHPQVLAAETVEALGRLARAGLLDADTATFLQRVHRRNLAIQAALRHSIAHPPQDADLTPGLKAKLARATGVERIEDLAADLRSDSTQVRVLFDEIVGRAARMSAPSVATDEEPT